In a genomic window of Gadus chalcogrammus isolate NIFS_2021 chromosome 17, NIFS_Gcha_1.0, whole genome shotgun sequence:
- the LOC130370195 gene encoding transmembrane 4 L6 family member 4-like, with translation MCTGGCSKVIGITLYVLAAVSIICNIILFFPDWSTKYADHITEEVKYMGGFIGGGIMVLIPAIHIHLTSAKGCCNNRCGMFLSIGFAAAGVMGAVYSLSAASLGVVNGPTCLWKNSTSGTDEWGTPFLGLNASYLENKEWWSKCIKPAGVVEFNLTLFSILIVTAGVSMVLCLIQMVNGLFGCLCGTCSGKE, from the exons ATGTGTACAGGCGGTTGCTCCAAGGTGATCGGCATCACTCTGTATGTCCTGGCCGCCGTGTCGATCATATGCAACATCATTCTGTTCTTCCCCGACTGGTCCACTAAGTATGCAGATCACATTACGGAGGAGGTCAAATACATGGGAGGATTCATCGGTGGTGGGATAATG GTGCTCATCCCTGCCATCCACATTCATCTGACCAGCGCCAAGGGCTGTTGCAACAACCGCTGTGGG ATGTTCCTGTCCATCGGGTTTGCGGCGGCCGGAGTAATGGGGGCTGTGTACAGTTTGAGCGCCGCCTCCCTCGGCGTGGTCAACGGGCCGACCTGCTTGTGGAAAAACTCGACCAGCGGCACCGATGAGTGGGGAACACCTTTCCTGGGCCT AAACGCGAGCTACCTGGAAAACAAGGAATGGTGGAGCAAGTGCATCAAGCCAGCGGGCGTGGTGGAGTTCAACCTCACGCTATTCTCCATTCTGATTGTCACCGCGGGCGTCAGCATGGTGCTCTGCCTGATCCAGATGGTCAACGGATTGTTTGGGTGTCTCTGTGGCACCTGCTCTGGCAAAGAG TAA
- the LOC130370170 gene encoding mannose-P-dolichol utilization defect 1 protein-like, whose product MAAKTVMEKGTSVMEPLKGVLLTYFMPESCYDSFFLDFNFLDVPCLKIVLSKGLGIGIILGSLMVKLPQILKLMGAKSAEGMSFHSVLLELLAITGTMAYSISNNFPFSAWGEALFLMLQTVAIGFLIQHYGGKTARGLLFVAVYFSVLAAVLSPAMPASMVTTMQASNVPAVIIGRLLQAATNYRNGHTGQLSAISVFLLFAGSLARIFTSIQETGDNLMALTYVISSTCNGILALQLIYYWNSGSKQKKKSE is encoded by the exons ATGGCGGCCAAAACAGTTATGGAAAAGGGAACCTCTGTTATGGAGCCGCTGAAGGGAGTTCTGCTCACATACTTCATGCCAGAATCATGTTACGACTCTTTCTTCTTAGATTTCAACTTTCTAGATG TGCCATGTCTGAAGATAGTTCTCAGCAAAGGGTTAGGCATCGGAATCATCCTGGGATCACTGATGG TAAAGTTACCCCAGATTCTGAAGCTCATGGGGGCGAAGAGTGCAGAGGGGATGAGCTTCCACTCTGTGCTGCTGGAACTGCTGGCCATCACGGGCACCATGGCCTACAGCATCAGCAACAATTTCCCCTTCAG TGCCTGGGGCGAGGCACTCTTCCTCATGTTGCAGACCGTCGCCATTGGTTTCCTGATTCAGCACTATGGCGGGAAAACCGCGAGAG gcCTCCTCTTCGTGGCGGTGTACTTCAGCGTGCTGGCGGCGGTGCTCTCCCCCGCCATGCCCGCGTCCATGGTGACGACCATGCAGGCCTCCAACGTGCCCGCCGTCATCATCGGGAGG ttgCTCCAGGCCGCCACTAACTACCGCAACGGACACACCGGACAGCTGTCGGCCATCTCGGTCTTCCTGCTCTTCGCCGGATCCCTCGCGCGCATCTTCACCTccatccag GAAACCGGAGACAACCTGATGGCTCTTACCTATGTCATATCCTCTACCTGCAACGGCATCCTCGCCCTCCAGTTGATCTACTACTGGAACAGCGGCtccaagcagaagaagaagagcgagTAG
- the LOC130370178 gene encoding metallo-beta-lactamase domain-containing protein 1-like, whose protein sequence is MNCIAMESEESSVSGQAKATLCTESRVLDFPGNPYSVSVLKVGYCVSQPDGYFRADGTVTLVTGPRTILVDTGGPWDRDLLLTTLRERGLETGDVDWVVGTHGHSDHIGNLGLFQKSMIVVGCDISEGDRYTPNQLAEGKPYHIDEHVSIVPTPGHTGHDVSLEVRGTSTGIVLVAGDLFECCGDRESWQALSENATVQVVNRKRALRNADVIIPGHGLPFMTHRNPKDYDGW, encoded by the exons ATGAATTGTATAGCAATGGAAAGTGAGGAGAGTTCGGTCTCTGGCCAAGCCAAGGCGACCCTCTGCACAGAATCACGGGTGTTGGACTTTCCTGGCAATCCGTATTCCGTGTCGGTCCTTAAAGTGGGCTACTGTGTGTCGCAGCCGGACGGATATTTTCGGGCCGACGGTACCGTTACCCTGGTAACGGGGCCCAGGACTATTCTGGTTGACACGGGGGGTCCGTGGGACCGAGACCTTCTGCTTACGACGCTGAGGGAGAGGGGTCTGGAGACGGGAGACGTGGATTGGGTCGTGGGAACGCACGGACACTCGGACCACATAGGGAACTTGGGTCTTTTTCAAAAGTCCATGATAGTTGTGGGGTGCGATATTAGTGAGGGAGACAGATACACCCCAAATCAACTGGCGGAGGGGAAACCTTACCACATTGACGAACAT GTGTCAATCGTGCCCACGCCGGGACACACGGGACACGACGTCAGTTTGGAAGTGAGGGGAACCTCCACAGGAATAGTGTTGGTGGCTGGGGACTTGTTTGAATGCTGCGGGGACCGGGAGAGCTGGCAGGCGTTGAGTGAAAACGCCACAGTACAGGTGGTCAACCGAAAGAGGGCGCTGAGGAACGCTGATGTTATTATACCCGGACATGGCCTTCCGTTTATGACCCACAGAAACCCCAAGGACTATGACGGTTGGTGA